CCCACGTTTTATACCATGACAGCACAGCGCGACCTCGAACCACATGACAGTCATACGACACACTCTACTAATGGAAAACGTAAATTGAGAGTCCAAAGTGGTTATTTATCATCAACATTCATGGATACTATACTCATCGTGCACGGTACGGCCGTTGAGCCGCGCTTGAGTTGAGGGGCCCGCGTTTCACCACCAGTCGACGGCCGTTGTGTGTTGCTATACCCTGGCCGGGCGAATATCCTATCGCTCTCCTCTTGCTACACAGACCACGTACGCGACGGCCCGCGAGCCATCTGTAGATAACGTCAATTCGGACAGTCTGTCGGGAACCAAGCCCTGGGTCGAGGAGGGGGGTCTACATGTATGAAAGACCAGCCGGCTGATGTGTCAAAGCCGCGCTGGATCCCGTGCTGGGTCTGACCGAGGGCGACTTGGATGCTGCCAACAAGTCCCAGCATGTTTTGGCGAGCTGACGACGGGCAACGCCACGACAGAAATTCGGCGTTACTCTTTAGATACATAAAACATGGCTGGCGCAGCTGTTATGAAGCAGGCAACCAGAACAGGGTGCCTAGTGCTTCGAtcccgcccgacgacgctgaAGAGGCCAGCGTTCCTACGTACGGcaagcccgagggcggcgcgccgtgACAAGACTAATCGATTGGATCATCTCCGAAGGAGCTTTGCTACTTACACTACAGCATCGTCATCAAAGCCTTCTAACGTTAATAAGACGCGTCCGTTCATCCATCGCCCGCAGCTCGCTTGGTCCGTGCAACAACAAAATTCACGCAAGTCACTACTACTATACTGTACAACCTGAGTGAATCTGCTGGGTCCCGCAGAGGCACCTTGAGTTGACTGTGGTAGTGCGCCGCCCTGCCTACCATCTGTACCTCCGGTATGACCATTGTGGTGGTCGATTCAGATGCTACGTGGGCGGGTGGTTGGGCGCCCAGATCGTATGGATTCAGCCATAATGTCAAGCCCGCGGACAAAGTGAACCACACCGTCCTTGCGCCGAAAGTACCGCCGCTTTCCAAGACCGCCAACGGGGCTTCTGTCCTACGCCTCCAAGCTCCATAAACGTTCCCTTGCGACCGTTGTTGGAGACCAAGTCAAGGTGTCTGGACTTGACAATGTATACAGGCTCAACATTCCAAACCCtttctcctcgtccagcaaGTCGAGCCACGCAAGCCCGGTCCATGAGCTCATTCGCGCTGGGAGGTAGCAtttcggcgccgggcgcctTTCTTGTTGACCATGGCGGGGAGGGTAGAGCAGTCTGTGTGGCCTCGCAGTCAACATCAATCTCGTCGGCTCCCGGTCAGGATTAAGAGATTGAAAGACTTCTCTCCGTACGGCTTCTCCAAGGCAGCGCGGGAAGACTTGACGCGCTGTTATGTCGGCAGCCACGCTCGGATTGAACCGGCATGGCGTCAACACCGTCGATCAAGGATCCGCGCCAATTGACATGCTAGACATTATTCTATAAGAAATGTTTTGTTTTTGAAGAAAACGGCTACGGAATCGTTGCAGAATCGCTCAGTGATGTTTGACGATGTTGCGCGAGTCGTTGCGTCGCTGGCGAGCGAAAGCAAGACGAGCTTGTGGGTGGCAAGGCCACATAGCTATAGGGGCGAGTGGCAGATACATCCTACATGATAAACATGAAGTTGGGGGCTCGAGTTGTCATCTCATGTACGCATCACACGAGCGCATGTCTCGGGCCCATCCGCGATGCTGTTGCGTGTGCATGCCGACGTGCAGGGAGACAAGGGGTTGGGGTTTCTACCAGACGGGagccccccccgcgccgcgggccgcccaCCTCTCTAAATAAATCATCCATTCCCCAAGGACCCCTGAACCGTCCAAAGAGGACTTTCAGTATCGACACGCGATGCAACATGAACGCTTTCAACCTCTGAGCGTTTCGGATGTGGCAATTGTTGACGAGAGACGTGCTCGAACCTGACAGAATGGAGCCTGTAAGTAGGTTTTACCACCTAACGTTAAGAGAGACCATCCGGCTCACGAGTCCACAACCCACACCAGCCTAGCCGTCACTGAAACTTGAAGCCGCAGGGCAGCAAGGCAGATCGTGGGCTGGGTGGATGGACTGACAGCTCGTTGATGACAGCGGCAAAATGCTACTACAGCACCTGGGGGGTTGACAAAGAAACGTCAAATCAGCGCGTCAACAACTTCAACCCGATCCAGCAATACTATGTATGTCCGCCTGGAGCCCACGACTCTGCGTCCGCATCATCAtgtgacgacggcagcagcggcagaggGACAAGACCACCTGCAGCCACTCACTGGCACATCCATGACATGATGCTGACTGATGATTCTCAGGTTTTGCCCCTCATCATCCCCTCCCGCTCCCACCTCCCCCCTGCTCCGAGTGTCCCGCGGCTCCCGCCCCGGCTGCCCCTCGTTTTGCCCCTCACCgtcatcagcagcaccagcagacACCCGGCAAATGGCTCCCGACCCCCCCTCGGGCCAGCTCCCAGACCCTGTGTTGCACAACACGGCCAATCAAGCTGGTTGCGCGGGATCTGACCAAGCTCAGCCGCAAGATTGGATAATCGCGTCAGACGGCGTCAAAAACTGTAATGAGGTTATGTGCTGTATGTAGAGTAACTacccgcgtcgccgaccaaGTCCCCTCTCCCTACACCGCGCTGAGTGACCGGCCATGCGCCTCAAGCCGTGACATGATTACCCGATGCCCGACAACCCGTGCATGCCGGAGTGACGACATTGGTGGGTCTAGATATTCCTGCCTATCCAGGTCCTCCGGTTGCTCCCCGTCCGAAGcatcccagccagccagccatcttGGAAAGCACATAGCGCCACTTTATTAACTCTACTACTTCGCTGCTCCTCGGGATCCTTTTTCTCTTTCCCCTCACTTCATCATCTCCTACCATTTCCATTTCCATTTTCATTTTCATTTTCTAAACTTTCGCCCTCAGCCGAACCCTCTCAATCCTCACGCACCAATCACCCACCAGACCACCGCCAACATGGTCCAGCAAGTTCCCAAGCCTGATCGTCTCGCCGACCTCCTGAgcctcaagggcaaggtcgtcgtcgtcaccggcgcgTCTGGGCCCcgcggcatgggcatcgaggccgcTCGCGGTAGCGCCGAATTCGGTGCCAATGTGGCTCTGACCTACTCCTCTCGCAAGGAGGGCGCGGAGAAGAACGTCGAAGAGTTGATCAGGGACTAtggcgtcaaggccaaggcgtACAAGTGCAACGTTGCCGACTACTCCGACGTGGAACGCGTCGTCAACGAAATCATCAAGGACTTTGGCAAGATTGACGGCTTTGTTGCCAAGTAAGAGAATGTCATTGACCTTGGGACAGAATCGAAGAAAGCTGACTGAGCCCCCCGCGTCTTCCAGTGCCGGAGCCACCGCTGATGCGGGCGTCATTGACGGCACGTCCGAGGCCTGGGACAAGGTCATCCAGGTCGACCTCAACGGCACCGCCTACTGCGCCAAGGCCGTTGGCGCCCACTTCAAGAAGCAGGGCCACGGCTCCTTCGTCATCACGGCTTCCATGTCCGGGCACATTGCCAACTACCCGCAGGAGCAGACGTCCTACAACGTGGCCAAGGCTGGGTGCATCCACATGGCCCGCTCCCTCGCGAACGAGTGGCGAGACTTTGCTCGAGTCAACAGCGTCTCTCCCGGCTACATCGACACCGGTCTGTCCGACTTTATCGACCAGAAGACGCAAGACCTGTGGCGTTCCATGATCCCGGTATGTCTCAAGATCCATTGCTGGCTTGCGGATTGACAGGCGACAAACATTGTTCAAGGTAAACTGACATGTATGCTGCGACAGATGGACCGCAACggccaggccaaggagctcaagggAGCTTATGTCTACCTGCTCTCGGATGCCAGTTCCTACATGACCGGAAACGACATGGTGATTGACGGCGGCTACACATGCCGATAAGCGCGATATCCTTTTCATTCGTATTGAGGGGAGCGGCGAAAAAGATTGTTGGTTAGCTTTGGGCACTTGAGGCGTGAAAGCAGTGCTCTTGCCCAAGATCGGGTCTCAAATAGTCATAAAATACATCCAAACACGCCCGAGCCTGTCCATTGATGATCAGAGAAAGTGCCATGGAAAGAAACCGGCTCACTGAATGTGCCGGCGACGTTGGTCGGGCTCGACTCTGCTGCCACAACGTGAAGCAGGGCCAAACGGCACAACTGCCAAATGTCAGAGAAAACACTTCGCACTTGATTGTTGCCTATACCTCAATTGTGCCAGACGTATGTGGTAGTTGTGTTGAAAAGACTGAGCTATACATCCAGCAGCTTGACCAGCCCACATGCACGGTTGCATTCCACGAGGGCGCAATGCACCACCACTCCAGAACATTGCAAACTTGCCATTGAGTCGAGCAAGGTCTCCAGATGCTGGGTCTTGAGTCATCGACAGTTCATTGAGACGGCTGCTTGAGGACTGAAGGCCGTGTTTGCATCGTGATTGTCACATCATCTTGACCGACAGCGCACTCACTTCGCCTACGTCACTAGCGCCCTTCCGAAACATCTTTCGACGCCAATGTTCTGCAACAGCGGACGAGAACCCGGGCCCATATAGACGGCACTCAATTTTGACTTGGTGCGCGTGAtcgcggccggccgcagTGCCATCGACCTGCGAACGACATGAATCGCGCACATTTCGGGCACCGTAGGCGCGATGTGTGTGGGCGGAAGTCGCGAGAATCATGAATACCGTAACCATCGTGGATATCGTAGAACTGTGCAGTTGAAAGGGAGGCTAACCTCACGAAGTATACCAAACGTTATGGGAGCATCATCAAAACGAATTAGGGAATCTGAATCGTTGCCAGCACCTAAAGTGCGTGGGGTGCGGCGTTGGAGTGACATCGAAAAGGAGCAACAGGCAGTCGTCACTTTCTGTCAGTTATTGAATAGACTTGTACAGGTCGCGCGAATCGTTTCCCAGAACCAGCCGTCATATATTCACGAAAGAGTCAACGGAACACGATGTAAATTGGCGACGTCCATACGGAGATGACCTCGATCGCCTCATGTAAAGAATATCTCTCGGAGAAAGATGTCGATATAAAACGTCTAGTCTCTACGTGTCAGCGTGACTATACAAATCCAGCCCAGCTTGTCCAGCAAGCTGCATGGTAAATTGGCGAGCTGTAGGGTGGTTCACTTTCACCTACGCATGTGTGGTGTTGTTGCCATCGCGAAGGTCGCCAGGCGGCTTGCATCGGCTAGGGCGTCCCAGCACCTGTTAAGCCGAGAGCCACGCGACATCGCGTCCACTGGGGCGGGTGAATTTACGTATTACAACTCCATCTCGGCCTCGTGGCAAAGCTATTCTAGGCATTCGCGGAGTAGCAATCATGGGGTCGCGGGCTCACCCGTCTGGGGTTGTCCCACAGCACAGGTCGGGTCTCCTGCACCCCAGGATTTAACAAGGTGGATTGGATTTCTGGCATCTCAAACCGAGTCATCTAGACTCCGAGAGCGTCTACTTGGCGCATGGCTTTCGCTCACGATGCCTTTGCACCAGAAAAGCACGACGAACTACCACCTGAGAGCGACAAATGGGATATGATGGGGAGAGTATCGGCTCGGGGCGGCAAAAATTTGCACAACACTGTCCACCGACCTGCTCGATGCCTGACAAGGCCGTCATGACTAGTGGTTATTCGCGCCTTTGTGGCCGTCGACTTGTCATCGCCATGTATCACGCTTTCATCAAATGTCATTGCCTGCCACAGGCCGGCAACGTCGGCACGCAAAAGACCCATTCCCGTAACCGACAGCGAGGGATTGTGAAGAAATAGCGGTAGTAGTAGAATGATAACCAACCATCAATAGTTCCCTTGATGATGGGGCCGTGGTTGCGATTAGTAGCCGTATCATGACCTTTGCCCGGGCCGTGGTTAACAAGAGTCCCTGGATTCCTCAAGCGGAATTGACCGAGGCTCGCTCATCAGAACCAACAGTCAGTGACCCTCTTGTGCGGGGGAAATCGTGCCAGCCGGTCGCCGAACGAGCAAAGGTTCCCAATACTCACACCGCGCTTGACGTGACGCCCAATGACAAAAAGCCACTGGCACTACGCGTGCCCGTGGTCCGACTCCAGGATTTCGTCACCTCGTTCAGAGAGCCCAGCGGCGATTGCAGGTCATCCTCCTCGTACGCAAGGGCATTGGTGGATGTCAGCAAGCAGCCTGGCGGAGCCAAGAGATGCAAAGGTTCCCAGCTCGGGAGGCTGGAACTGGTCCACCCGGCTTGCATGTGGCCAAAGGTTAACAGGGAAGCCCGGCGCTATCCCCAGGTTGGCCCAGCTACTGACAGGGGGCGCCGACATTTGAGATCGCAAGACTGAGTGAGACAACCGAGAGATGGCCGAATGTGATGGGACGACAGCTTTCGTAAGTGACAGATGACACTTGGAGCAAAGCGAGTTGGGTCAACGTTGGCGCATCGTTCACTCCGAGGGGCGACTGAATGCACGAAAACGGTTGGAGACTGTTGGCGGGCGCACACGTTGGACACCTGGGTTTGGTAGGTACTTGCCCAGTTCCCGACATATCCTCATGTTTCCGGCAGTTGGCggatggtgctgctgcacggcTGGTTCCCGTTGATGAGCCTGAACGTTCCGAGCACGACCACCCAACTGCGGACACCTCGTTTCGCCAGCGCTGAATTGCAAATATGCTACAACTACCTTCCCAATTCTCCCCAGCCTGAGCGAATTAAGCATAACTGAAGCGCCGACTCCCGACGCGTGAGGCTCTTGGCACGACATCGAGACGCCAGCCAAAGAAACTgtggcgcggcacggcgctcaTCAACGACTGgatgcgcgcgcagcagcagcagcaagggccGTTCAACAACACTGATTCCATCACGACTTGTGCCGGGGACGAAGATTAGCACCAAccagcctcctccagccGATAGTGCAAGACGGCGACACTATGTGAGAGAGGCAGCCCACGGGTGTGGCTGCCAACATGAAGCTGCCTGTCACGCAGCACACAGATGACATGACAGGGCCAGAAAGTCCAGGGCCAGAAAGTCCAGGGCCAGAAAGCCCAGGTGAGCACCAGACGACTTTTGTTCGCCACGAGGGCAGATGTGCCACATTGCAGCTCGTAGCGCGTGTGCCAGCGGGGCCGGGGTAGTTTGGGGGGGAAACGGGAGAGCGACGGCGCCTTGGTGCCGCTGCTTTCCATCCATGGCGTCCGTTCCGCGCGGTGGTCAGCATGGATCGTGTAGTCGTCGTAGTTAGTTGGTAGGTGCGGAGGAGATCGAGGCTACTACCTCTACTACTGGCGCGAGATACTACCACTTGCGGGCTGATGCGGAGACAGGCGGTTCGTGTTCCGGCAAGGGGGGTCTATTTTGGACTGGCATCAACGAACAGTGTTCTAGATGCGCGTCCTTCGATGGATGCAGCCGGTGACTCTTCAAATCTTGCCTTGCCGAAAGTGAGGTTGAGCCTGGAGAGATGGTCGCGTCTCCGGGGCCACAAGATTGTCTGTCACCCGTGGGCTACAGTCTATACTGTACGCATTTGCCGGAAacccggcgccgtcgaaTGCGAGCATTGCGAGCCGTTGAATGCCAACATCGCAACCACGGACGACAAATGCTCAAGTTCTGGTTCGCAGCCCCAGAAAAACGCGGCTGTGTTGACAGCAGCTCGTTCTCCCACAGCCGGCATCGAGTCCActtcccccccgccccctgtACATACTTACatgcagcagcccggccaccCAGGTCCACCACCCCCCGCTGACCCCTGTGGCGCCGAAAGCGCGTACTGGCTTACAGGTAGGTTGCTGGCACCTAGGGCGCGCCAGAGAGCGTGCTGGTCCtcttcggcgggcgggcgcgagggGCTCACCTCACTCCAGGCGAGACCGTTGCCCAGCGCGTGTGGCTACAAAAGTCCCCCCAGCCCCAAAACGATGCATTTCTCCGAGGCCACCTCggtcgcgtcgccgccatggcggtgaTATTTTATCTTTTCTTCATGAGGACCAAGATTCGATGCTAGTAACAAAATAGCCCATGTATGCTCGTGGTCGCGAAAAACCTCCCAACATCCATGGAAGTCTCAAGGGAAAAAGGATGAGTACCTATCATTCgacgggcctcgacgacagctTACATTTCAGGAACCCGCCGGCTCGGGTCAGCGGCAGGTAATTACGGCATGAAATGGACGCAAAGTAGGatcgccatgccgccgccagggcctgTTCAGGAAGCTGGCCATGAAGCTGAGTGTCACCCCTCGCCCGACATCGACATGTGTGTCGCGCCGCACAGTCACGCGAGGGGGGTAGACGAACTTCTGGAAACGTCAGCGAGGCCAGGAACGGCTAGCAGGCACACAACACCCCTCCTTCAGCAAGGTAGGGCCAGGGGGCGATGGCGCATGTGGCGGGCAGAAACAAGATGCGGCTTTCGCGTGGCGTCCCACCAACCGACCGACCAGGCGCTTGTGCTCCCGGTGGCGACGCGGGCATCTCAAGGCACAATCGAGTTGAACGTGGAGAGACGGggctcccgccgccaccgcaccagcagcggaAGAAGCAGCTCAGGGTGGTGTTACTGCAAGGAGATGAGCCCGGGAACCATGCCACGGGTGATTGCTTCGTCGACTCTGCCAAGGCCCTGTGCTCTAAGCCCGTCATGGGAGGTGCTCGCTCCAAAGGCGCAAACCACCAAGCGAATGACATCTCGCCTCTGCTGGCttttgccttgccttgccttgccttgccttgcctctgCTGGCTCTACCAAACGCGAAGAATCGATAGGCATCATCAACTGGGGCACCCCAACTCGAGCGTGCCCAGTTCTTATCGCGGCCGGCAGGCATGAGCCTGCATGAGATGCCCCATCACACGACCACCAGTGCAGTCCGAGCACGTCAAAGAGATAGATagctgctgtcgctgcagAGATTGGTAGATAGTAGTACGTATGTACACACAGGAATACTTGGAGCCGTAGTAGTACGTTACTACTACTTAGTACGTGCTAGCACACCCTACCAGGCAAGGCGTGGGAGGGTATCGCCGCGCCCAAAACTCACCCTGTCGATCTGTTGGTCTCGGTCGCTTCCGCCGGCCTGCCAATCGCAGTCGGCCAGACGTCGGTGTCGCACAGCAAGAGACCCTCATGAGGTCCTGGACTCCTGGCGCGCTGGAAAAAGTTCCGCCGCTACGTCtgggggcgaggccgggaTGCCCCTCCACAtgcaccaccatccatccccctccccccttgcCCCCTTTCCCTTGCCTCCCCCACCATCCCCGGACCGGCGGGCCCACAACCGCACACCACGCCACTTGTACCAGTTGCTCGTTCCTGTTGTTTCTCTTGTCGGCTGTGGACAGAGAGAGATGGGGGGaccttgtgtgtgtgtgtgtgtgtgtgtgtgtgtgtgtgcgggAGGGATCTTTTGCATGCAAGCGCGAGAAAGTGGCGTAAGCGGACGGTGCTTCCGCCAAGGGGGCGAGGAACCGTCTTGGCTGTGGAGTCTGGACATCGACAAGGcgaccaggggggggggcgacaTGGGGGACTGGATCGTCACACTTCGTGGGAAGCACGAGTGCAACCTCAAGGGCCTGCCCGTACAGGCAAGGAGGGACAAGGAGCCAAGCAGATGTATGGCGACGGCCGGAGGGGACACGAACCAGCCGAGCGCTTGGGGGGGGCGTATGTATGTCTGCGTCTCGTTTATAACGACGCGAAGCTCCCATCTCGTCTGTGCGCGAGGATCTTGTGTATCCCCCATCGCGTCCGTCTGTCCTCCTTttctccctcgtcgccagccgTTGACTCGCCT
This region of Purpureocillium takamizusanense chromosome 9, complete sequence genomic DNA includes:
- the LXR1 gene encoding Sorbose reductase (EggNog:ENOG503NXQY~COG:Q), with translation MVQQVPKPDRLADLLSLKGKVVVVTGASGPRGMGIEAARGSAEFGANVALTYSSRKEGAEKNVEELIRDYGVKAKAYKCNVADYSDVERVVNEIIKDFGKIDGFVANAGATADAGVIDGTSEAWDKVIQVDLNGTAYCAKAVGAHFKKQGHGSFVITASMSGHIANYPQEQTSYNVAKAGCIHMARSLANEWRDFARVNSVSPGYIDTGLSDFIDQKTQDLWRSMIPMDRNGQAKELKGAYVYLLSDASSYMTGNDMVIDGGYTCR